Part of the Henckelia pumila isolate YLH828 chromosome 2, ASM3356847v2, whole genome shotgun sequence genome is shown below.
attgggattgatatgctgaataagtacagagctaccgtagactgtttccaaaagatagtgagattcagacctgagatggctgaagaatggaaattctatggtaagggttcacgtgctaagattcctcttatttctgtattagCAATGACCCGActattgcagaaaggagcagagggatttcttgtatatgcagttgatgttttgaaagctagcccgaacctggctgatttgccagtggctagtgaatttgcggacgtttttcctgatgagattccaggattacctccgtatcgtgagatagATTTCAACATcgaactgatgccaggaactgcaccgatttcgaaagcaccttatcgaatggcaccagtggaattgaaagagttgaaagaacagttggaagatttactggccaagggatacattcgacccagtgtttctccttggggagcttcaGTACTGtttgttaagaagaaggacggttcaatgagactgtgcattgactaccggcagctgaacaaggcaacggtaaagaacaaataccctttgcctcgtattgatgatttatttgaccaattgcagggttcttcagtgtattccaagatcgatctgagatctggataccatcagctgagaattagggattctgatattcctaagactgcgtttagaaccaggtatggccattatgagtttatagttatgccgtttggtttgacaaatgctccaactgtatttatggctttgatgaaccgtgtatttcagaaatatctcgatgacttcgtgattatttttattgatgatattttgatatattcgaagaagttaattgatcattctgaacatctgagaacagtattgaagactttaagagccgagaaactgtatgctaaactgtcgaaatgtgagttttggctgaaacaggttgtctttcttggacatatcatatctggaaatggtatttctgttgatccaagcaaagtagaggcagtgatcagttggtcaagaccaacatctgttcctgagattcgtagtttcatgggtttggctgggtattatcgccggttcattaaagatttttctagtattgcgaagccgattactcagttgactcagaagaatactccatttttctggtctgatgcttgtgaatcaagttttctggagttgaagaaacgactgaccagtgcaccagtcttgacgatcccttcaggtactggtggtttcactgtttattgtgatgcatctcatcgaggtttaggttgtgttttaATGCAGCGAGGGCCTGTAATTGTTTATGCctcaagacagttgaagcctcacgagaccagatatccgattcatgatcttgaattggccgctattgtatttgctttgaagatttggcgacattatctgtacggggaacagtttgagatttattctgatcacaagagtctgaaatatctgttttcacagtcagaattgaatatgagacagagacgatggcttgatttgctgaaagattttgattgtgaaattaagtactatccgggaaaatcgaatgcaacaactgatgcattgagtcgaaaggtatgttccttctccttatcgacgattggtgtatcgaatttgattgaaaactgttgtctatctggattagtatttgatacgaattatcagcctctgcgactttatcaaattcaagttgaaccagcatTGTTGTTGCGAattagagatgctcagaaaaatgatcagaatgtgcataactcgattgagaaagtccgatcagggcatgtatctgaataccgggttcgagatgatcttctttacgttcacaatcgcctagtagtgcctgatatttctgatgtacgtcaacaactactgaaagaggcgcattgtagtcgttacaatattcatcctggtggtaggaagatgtacaataATCTGAAGACTCATTATtagtggaaacagatgaagtcagatatcaccgattttgtgtctcgatgtcttaattgccagcaggtgaaggctgaaaggaagagaccgcctggtttattacagagtttatccgtgcctgaatgaaaatgggatcatatttctatggatttcgtgacaagattacctcgatcttctagaggctgtgatgctatctgggtgattattgacagattgacaaaatcagcgtgtttcattccttatcgcatgacatatagacacgaccagatggcagagatttatgttcgagaagttgtcagattgcacggagtgccgaaatctattgtatcagatcgtgatcctcgatttacatcacatttttggcatagcttacagagtgctttgggtactcagttacacttgagtacaacttatcatccacagactgacggacagtctgagcgtactattcagacattggaggacatgttgagagctgtagtgcttgattttggcactagttggcaagaatcactatctctttgtgaattctcgtacaacaacaactatcaatcgagtattggaatggctccttttgaagctttatatggaagaaaatgtcgatctcctctgtactgggatgatatctctgaagtacctgatactggccctgatatgatacgtgatatgaatgaacaggtgaagcttattcagagaagaatgaagacagctcaagatagacaagcgaaatatgccaatgttcgacgtcgacctttgtcgtttgaacagggggatatggtgtttctgaagatttctccgttcagaggcaccgtacgatttggcaagcgagggaaattgtctccacgatatatcggtccttatgaaattctggaaaaaataggcaatctcgcctatcgattagctcttcctccatatttatctagaatacatgatgtctttcatgtatcgatgcttcgaaaatatctggatgatgaatctcatgtgcttcaatctgatgaggctgaactcgacgagactttgagttattttgaaaagccaattcagattcttgatcgaaaagagaagcaactacgaacgaagactattccacttgtgaaagtccagtggagtcgtcatggtatggaagaagcgacttgggagactgagtcagatatgatGCAACgttttccagagatgtttcaatgatgtgagtcttCTTTAGTTTTTTTGTTATCTGATATCTGTATCTGTGGAtactacttgagatttcgaggacgaaattgtGTCTTagtgggagagaattgtaactcccggaattatttaattttgatccaagaatatttaatttgggaatatttggagttttgatttaaattctaatattcttaaattatttaggattgaaattgaaagtAATGAGAagttgaggaccaaattgcaatttttgaatagttgaggggctaaaatgcaaatatcttGGACACTTGTGATTTTTAAACTTATTCACGTGTATTCCATCAGATTTCTATCAGAAAGGTAAAGGAAGGAACCGAGTGAGAGCAAAAGAATTTCCAAGTTCAATCTTCATCTTCCAATTCACATATCTTGAGTTACGGGTatccgttttcgattccgaaagatgttctggaatcctcgcaatgaaaccttcgaattgatgtaagttttctcttagttcatcaaggtttgagaattcgaaatggacagagatcagacttgtgtttgaattgttgttgatgagcttctatatcttgttttattgaagttgggttgaggattgattgttgtatcatattcttatgattttccagctatgattcgacttttatacctgctgatatgttgggttTGAGTTTATATAAatctgatatgaatgttaggaATGTTATAGatgtgttcggaatcgccgagttataccgatatgccgtcgaactcatgatttgaagtgatttgctattgttcttggactaagaagttgctgaattattagctgatgattccttgcttgttatgctgtgatttcagtgCATAAACAGGGCATTTCAACTCCATAATCTTGACTTTGAAACCgaaagaagaaagcacaaggttggtagcgtTTTGCTTTGACGTTTGGGTtgaaacttgagcagattttgagataggtttggtggttaacttgtacagatttggacaagctaaaagacatcctaaacatcacatttgaaaggtaaaagtggactactatttgattgggattacaactcaagagggtttgtatcgagtttccctaaatcacatacttgtttgcttaattgctcttatgtgctttcctttgagttgttgaataagtcttgatgttaatgaatgtggtttgaatgatatatattgcattcatcttgtaagacttgttctttgatttcgaaatgaacggaaacgttcgaatagacgatttgagggattgtatatgtatggcctgggtggttgtttagcctagcgtctgatttacatatataatggcttcaaagtctagagaagtgagataagtagcctcaccttgatcgggagagtcggtggattagttatgatatctacttctcgggatcccaaccgacgaatgaagagatgaaccttgttttaaaacatgcattgaagttatgttctttatatcatgatcttgatatatgtttgtatgcatgtttagttgcttttactgggaaatctatttatcaccggagttatccggctattgttttgttgtatgtgtcattgcaatagaagggagtggaaccgggcaaaagcgaacGTGAAGAATAAAGGATAAGaagatagcgtgatgatccgagtgtaGATGGTTGtgtgagctgtcatgatgttGTTGAGTGTCTTAAACATGAGCATGTTAGAGCTACTTGTTCCAAGACTTTTTGATGAATAAGTTGTGGTCTTGTGATGAATATAGGATTTGAAATGATATGTAAATCCTTGAGACATTATAATGTAGTTTGATCTTGAATGTATAATATTGCTCCTTGTATGTTTATGAGCTtttattgttatgattttaAAGTCTTGTGATGATCCCTTCCCATCAAttatatcatgttagaatgcatgttagatgtggCTATGGAATAAATCATGCATGACCTGAagctagatgaaaatacttgaaTGATCttagtttgacagcaaaatgcagTTTCTGTTCTGCTTCTGaacctgtgctcgctcgatcggcaattcttaccgatcgagcgaggttgTTAAATCAGGAACAGAACACTTGAAGgaagtggctcgctcgatcggtcatttgttgcagatcgagcgaggccaccaCTCGCTGCTCCCGAGAGTTTGagcattgtgctcgctcgatcggtagatttttaccgatcgagcgaggtgcttcctgttttaaaaaaaaaaattattttgtttagacattgattcttgtctattctttttgatgatttgattattgagagattagaactcgggtcgtcacaatgaatctgaagaatctgaagaaaaccaagagtataatttgaatattatattcaatcaaagcaagtttgctgaaatacagaaaacagggttttctaattcaaaaacaaatctaatagaccaaccaggaatactaagtaagatttcaaattttattaatcccagaaaaaatttaatttattattcgattcgtacaaaagaacgatcttgtaaaataaataacgaatcaaggtctaatactctgaagttatcaacaactcaagatattaataccatcatggaaaaagccagtgaaaaagaacgatctgaactgaaatatgttcatatcggaggaattgaaataataatatcagctcactaccgagaaggaatagatacaccaattgaaataacagttcgtgacaaaagaatacgtaatttcgaggattctatccttggaaaaattgaaggaaatttatgttacaaaaagatgaaattttgtatttatccacaatacaatatatctctttttgataaaaacataaatgacgttttaacattagattattacttttatagaaataatcttatgttaataggaaaccatccgatcaatataaactatgttgtcggtttagcaataagtaataattttcaaacaagaataatttcaacaaaaccaactatttctgttgaaagaatgtttgaaaatattacaagaattgaacaccctcgaaaagcatttattgaataaataaatccctataaaatatggagttcagatgacctccaaatcacaaaacagtctgtaccaagaagatcattatcatttgctagaaatgatgaagatattcttgataagattggaaccatgaatcaaaatattcttaaaattaaacaagctattgttaatgagtcaacctcatcgcaatgacgtccttaataaaattagaaaaagatctaggagatttagaaaataatattaataagatcaatctatcaatacaagaattagagaagaatttcaaagaatatattgatttagcaacgactagattaataattgaacaagaaagacatagtaatgaaatattaaactatcttaaggaagttcttccaatagataaaggaaaaaaaaaatggaagaagaaccaccattcaaaattgaatcatggtatagaaatccccttagttatggcaaacataagtatggagatgtttagtgaaaccgactcatctgattttgaacaaataggagtaaatacagaagaattatatcatttagaattatatcattcacatcaggactcagaacaatacagagatatggatatttcagaatcagaatctgaagatgattctagaccacgattaaatctacgaacgaatgtagaaggtagtggtggaagagatgatgaagaatttaaatataacagagaccaatactctggatcttataaagatgttagagatattcttagagaatcaaaaacatcaggatttgtgaaacaaaatatcttagatttaggatgttcaatagccaaagaaagaaaatcaaagatagatcattggacAAATAAACTAttagtacaaattcaattaacaccattattagacaaaagtgagaatattcaagttttaactcatgggatgataaaaatgacactggtaggagcagtaagaacttgggctgaaaacctagtaattactaatctatcACAAGGAATGataggacatcgatatttcgaactatttgttgatgccttgtaccaagaatttttaggagtttctaataatgatgctaatttggtagctaagaatatagaacaaaatagagcaatctttttattagataatattaaattatgcaatttatgttacttagaagaatttatttgtgattatgaaacaaactattatcaattaatagatgctgataaaaaggaacattataaactaagcatctttaataagatacctaatatacctatacacagtaaagatgaattcttaactagtccttatgctaaaactttaggaggagctattaaattcatcaaagacataataacaaagaaatgtcatgaagtaacactaaataaaagaatctctaaatcctacaaacaaaataataaacttTGTTTTGACAAAAtgaaattcacagtaaaagaatacggttgcaaaacaaacgtgtcacacaaatatttaaaacgacagaaacagaataaatttaataaaccttataaaacttttaataagaaatttattccctataagaaaaagaaatttaaaaagaatttcttcagaaaaccttataaaagaaaattttataaaaagtttgataacaaaaaaccactTTGCCCAATgggtaaaggaaagaattgcacatgttggttgtgcaacgaagaatgacattatgcgaatgaatgtccaaaacgaaacgaaaagaaaaataaaattaaacttcttgaagaaatatatactattggattctatcccgtagaaacaattgaattttcatccgatgatgaaaatatttattatcttgatgaatcaagtgaatcagattttgaatccgattccacatttgataattcaagaaataataatgattaaaataacgacaagggcattttcggaaagacaaatatagggagtaaattgaaagttatatttgatttagggagttatctacaagttgcccTTCTTTTAACCCTATATAGATATATCTAAAAACTCATAATTTGTCATATAtaaacaatataacattattatAAACATGTGTAGAGATATGAATCATCAAATTCATAATTTAGTATATACTATCTTTACCGTAGGATTTCAATAACCGATTCTGATAGCACAGTGAGAAAATTTTGCAAACTTGATCAATAGCGTAATAAGTAATAACAACTCATTTAATACAATTAATTATGctaaaaaaatacaattaataattataggTATTGTTCGTTGACTAAATGCCGATAATTGTCATGTGCCAAATTAtatcagatttttttaaaaaataaataaataaatccataCGGTGCATAATGATAACTCATTCGATGCATATGGAGTAAAATTGGCAAGCAGTAGAATATACATAATCGATGTCTTTGAGAGAGTGATAAGTGGCAAAAACACATGAATTAGAGTATTTGCAACgtataaaaaaaatgagaaaataaaaaatattttttttgtattttattttacttttacataaattttttgtgaatgaaattattttttaaaaaaaacaaattaggGGATAGGTGGCTACCACCCAACTACACTCTGCCCTCCAGTAGACTACAGTAATccatcaagaaaaaaaattgtgggGAAGTTAATTCTCAATGAACGATAGATGCTAGACTGGATGAAGATCAGGTGTAGTATATAACTTTCCTACCAATCGGCCTCCATCTACGCTCTGTCTCTTGCCATCACACATTTatggatttattattattattattatatggtGGACAATACACATTTATTCAACCCTCTCTTAATTGCAAGATGTATCAATCTCTCCTGATCTTATCTTCTTTTTCTCTGTTTTTTTaagtaatatatatacacacacaaaaacacaaaaatgttACCCCATACTCTAGTGTGCGGTGATCCAACCTAGCTGGCGCCCATgtcatatttttaatttttttaaacattaAGTTTGGGcctttttttatgaaaaattgggGGAAATACGCTAGGGCCGAGAAAGGAGAGGGTAAATTTGTTCTTTTGCATCTTAGGGTACATGAGAATCATCAACGGAGTTGACGTCCAAGTTacaatgtttgattttatttttaaagtttttttttttcagattcaCATGAAcatctcaaaaaaataaaagctTTTTAACAAATAAAAGATTGCAAGTAGGACGCTAACTCTATTGACACCCCaacttgtttttaaaaaaaaattaaaaaaataaaatgttgcaaccttttttttttaaaaaaaatgttagcAGCTCGGGTGTCAGCTaatcatataaatatatatatatatatatatatatatatatatatatatatatatatttatatttatacatttataaattatatataaaacaagAGCATCTTAGTGGTATCTTGGTATGACCTCCCTCATGATTTTATCCTTGAATAGTTATGTAATTACGAAAATgtcatttttattatatttttttgccttttatgaatatttatttacaaaaattctatttttttatttcactatttattattattattttttatatttatttttagttaaaaaaattGACAATAAAAGGCACAACACGTATGTCCGGGTGCTAGTATATATGGTGGGCATGTAACAAGGAGGGAAATCATAAGATACTCTGAATGTCATGTAATTTCCCATGCATCCCACGTCGAATCCTATCGGTTACTAGCCAAACATTATGGTGCCCAATACCATTAATTGTTCAACTGTCTATTTATTGCAATAtgtataatattaatattattacacATATACAGgtgtatatatacacacatatatattacGTACAATACAAGCATGATTTTCACAATTTCATTTCAAGAATCTACACTAGTAAAAATGGGGTTGAAGAAAATTCTTCATATGAACACTGGAAATGGTAAAACTAGCTATGCGAACAACTCGAGCTTTCAGGTTCATcctctatatttttttttcctacTCTTCACGCAGgtaataacaaaatattttttttaggattaaatatatatatatatacatgcaagAAATCTATATATATGATGGAATTAAGTGGCCGATGGTATTTTATGGAATATGCATAAGATAGCTTAAAATAGGGGAAATTATAATTCTCATACTGTATTTTTGTCACTTTGTAATTTCGATTCTCTATGTTTTcagatttcaattttagtcttgtatgttctgattttttacaattttaatcatttttcttcaaaaattcttaCGTGGTACTATACGTACGTTCAACTCCACATTAGCACtgcattggtgccacatcaACGTCACATCGGAAAAAAGACTGAAATTGTCCAAAAAAAATAGATAGCAGAATTAATGAAACTAAAATCTGAAAACATAAAGAACCGAAATtgcaaagtgataaacatacAGGACAAAAAAACAATGTTGTCCTTAAAATGTACTCCGATCCCACTTTATGTATACGTGATCTCATTAATGTTGCAGAATGTTGTGATATCAAAAACATGGGATCTTGTGGATGAAACCCTGAGAAATATGTTGGAGAATCATGGATTCTCCGGTAGTTGCATGAATATAGTCGACTTGGGGTGCGCATCAGGGCCTAATGCGCTTAGAGTCGTGTCTCATGTGATGGATACTATACATGATTTGCGTAAAACAGGCGACTGTTCGTGCTGTAAACCGCTAGAAGTTCGGTTTTTCCTGAATGATCTTCCCGATAACGACTTCAATAGTTTATTCAAGCCGGTGGAAGATTTCAACGAGGAAAAACGACTTGTTTGTGGATCAATTAGATCGGGGTGTTTCATATACGGCTTGCCGGGGTCTTTCTATACTAGGTTATTTCCAACAAAGAGTCTCCACTTTGCATATTCTTCTTGCAGTCTTCACTGGTTGTCTCAGGTCTCATTCTCATTCATACAAATctatactaatatatatatatatgtatatatatgtatatatattaatatttaactATGCACAAGTCTTATATTTGATCATATTGagtaaacaaaaatatattgatCAGGTTCCACGAGGACTGGAGAGCGAGAACAAAGAAAATATGTACATTTCGATCGCGAGTCCTCCCGAGGTGTCAAATATGTCTTTGTAAATAGTCAAAAGCGTGTTTATGGTTGTTGACTTTTATACACATAAATAGAGTAGTTTagttatttttgtaattaataaaaaattttattgttcTAGAGGGTTTCAGAAACTAAACAAATGGAGTTTACCATCACGAGTTTCCAAACGATTCCTCTGCTCCTTCTTGCAttttaacatggtatcagagagggCTTTGATCcttccttcttttttttttttttttttttgattgctCATAGTTGATCAATCGATTGgttcactttttttttctgGGTTGTGTCTCTGAATATGGCTACTTCTACTATTGATGTTTCTGATCCGCTTTACATTAATCCTTCTGATACGCCGGGACTCACCTTGATCAGTGAACAGCTGCTTGGGACAGAGAACTATGGGATCTGGAGTCGTGCCATGTTAATTGCCTTACGAGCTAAGAATAAGGTTGCTTTTATTGATGGTAGCTGCACTAGACCAGATTCCACTGCTCCAAATGTGCTACAATGGGAAAGATGCAATGCGATTGCTCTTTCATGGATCATGAACAGTGTTTCGAAAGAAATTTTTAGTAGCATTGTTTACTCCTCTGATGCTAATCTCGTCTGGGAAGATCTTCGTGAACGGTTTGATAAGATCGATGGATCTCGAATCTTTACGCTTCATCGTGATATTGGACGCCATACACAAGGTAGCAATACGGTTTCTGTTTACTACTCTCGTCTTCGGCAGCTATGGGATGAATATTCATCTTTAGTCACTCTCCCTTCCTGCACATGTGAATCTTCTAAAAAATATCTCGCACATGATCAGCAAGCATAAGCTTCTTCAGTTCCTTATGGGCCTTAACGATAGTTATGCACATGTCCGCAGTCATATTCTTATGACGAGTCCATTGCCCTccgttggccaggcctttgcgATTATATCTCAGGAGGAATCACATAGGAACATCTCCACTTCGGTAACACCTCTCATGGATTCTACAGCCTTCTATTCCTCTCACCATAAGAGGCCCCCTTCTCCTCGCTGTGAACACTGTAACTGGCCTGGTCACACCAGAGAAAATTGCTTCAAACTGATTGGTTACCCACCTGGGCATCGACTATACAAAGGCCCCGGGAAAAATCATGGGCCAAAATCTACCAAGGATTGGCATGATCGCCCAAAACCGTCAGGACAAGCTAATGCTATTATGACTCAGGTTGATGCTGACGCTTTGTCACAGTCATATCCTACAACATCTAGTATGTTCACTCCTGAACAATATGCAGCCATCTTGAAGCTTCTTGCTCAGGAACCATCCATTACTGAACCAGCCGAATCCTCAGCCAATATGGCAGGTATTGATATTTCCCCTTCTACTTCCTCTGCTCCCTCATGgataattgatactggagccaATGATCATATGGCTGGCAAGCAAATTCAGCTGCATGATTTCCGTTCCTCTGTGGCCACCAATGGTTCTATTTACTTGCCGAATGGTAACACCACTAGGATCACACATATTGGCATTGTCCATCTTACCAAAGACATTACTCTGTCTAACGTCCTTTTTGTCCCTGATTTTCATTATAATCTTTTATCCGTTTCCAAGTTAACCAAAGAATACAATTACTTTGTCATTTTCTATCCACAATTTTGCCTATTTCAGGACCGTACAAATGGGAAGATAATGGGGATTGGTAGGGCACGCCATGGATTATATCACCTAGATCCTTCCACTCTTCAATCAACTTCGCGTCAGCGTGTTCCTCTTCAGCTACATCCTTGCAAAACTTTGTTTTCTGCTGTTAATTCCCATAAAACAGTTGATGTTTCTGATAATTTTTTGTGGCACAAACGCCTCGGTCATGCTTCTTTATCTAGAATGCGTATGTTACCTTTTTTCAAGTCTAAACTTGACAAGTTACATTGTCCTATTTGTCATATTTCTAAGCAAACTCGTGTATGTTTTCCCTCAAAAAAAACAACATATTCTACAGTTGCCTTTCAATTATTGCACATGGACGTTTGGGGTCCTTTCAATACACCAACATATAATGGCGAAAGATATTTTTTGACAATTGTGGATGATTTTACACGAGCAACTTGGGTTTATTTACTTCATTCTAAACTTGATGTCCTTCCCATGATTCGAAGCTTCCTTCTCTTAGTTAAAACCCAATTTTCAGCTGGTGTTAAAACCATCCGTACTGATAATGCCACTGAGTTTTTTCAGCAAGCATGCACTACCTTGTTTACCTCCTTAGGTATCATTCACCAAAGCTCTTGTCCGTACACACCTCAACAAAATGGCCTTGTTGAACGTAAACACCGTCATATCCTTGATATTGCTCGTTCTTTACGCTTTCAAGCCTCTCTTCCCCTTAAATATTGGGGTGACTGCGTATTGACGGCTGTGTACCTTATCAATCGCACCCCTACTCCTCTTTTATCCAATAACACACCACATGAAGCCTTATTTCATCAAGCCC
Proteins encoded:
- the LOC140880853 gene encoding uncharacterized protein, with translation MISKHKLLQFLMGLNDSYAHVRSHILMTSPLPSVGQAFAIISQEESHRNISTSVTPLMDSTAFYSSHHKRPPSPRCEHCNWPGHTRENCFKLIGYPPGHRLYKGPGKNHGPKSTKDWHDRPKPSGQANAIMTQVDADALSQSYPTTSSMFTPEQYAAILKLLAQEPSITEPAESSANMAGPYKWEDNGDW
- the LOC140877248 gene encoding benzoate carboxyl methyltransferase-like, with the translated sequence MGLKKILHMNTGNGKTSYANNSSFQNVVISKTWDLVDETLRNMLENHGFSGSCMNIVDLGCASGPNALRVVSHVMDTIHDLRKTGDCSCCKPLEVRFFLNDLPDNDFNSLFKPVEDFNEEKRLVCGSIRSGCFIYGLPGSFYTRLFPTKSLHFAYSSCSLHWLSQVPRGLESENKENMYISIASPPEVVDAYAQQYKRDLMAFLSMRGEEMVDGGSIVLTFIGRKFQDFSSKDESGQFTMLSQTLLQMVAQGVLEKDDLYSFNVPIYMPCQQEVESIIDHQGSFKIDKIVAFLVRWDANKYADELPFDKNRSGKLVADCIRAFMEPMLVSHFGKSIDCDDIFQRYAERVGEHLAKERSSYQMLSISLSIS